In Abyssisolibacter fermentans, the genomic stretch TCATTCACGTACACAAGTACGCTCATTCACTAAAATATTTTGGTGCCTTGCATTTTACTTATTCTAAAGCGTCTAGTAGTTTTTTGGTTAATAGTGTTATTTGCTTCTAAGAAAGGTATTGTTAAAAATTCTAATAATTAATCACGTACAGAAGTACGCTCATTCTCAAAATTTTAATGGTGCCTTGCATTTCACTCATCATCCAACGTCTAATTACTTTTTTGCAGCTCATTGAACTAGATTTGGTGTGAGTCACTTACTCCTAGGAATGTTAGTGAGTAGGAGTTTCCTTATTATTTTTAGTTCTTTCACGTACGGAAGTACGCGCATAGTTCTAAAACATTTGGGTGCCTTGTATTTCACTCATCTTATGATGCCCTAGTGACTTTTTGGGCAATTGTTGTAAAATTTTCAGGTCAATTACGTACACAAGTACGCTCTATCCATGAGATTTTTTTATGCCTTGAAATTCACTCATTTTAAGGCTATAAAGCTTCTTTGCTACTAATTGCTTCACAAAAAATCGCTTTGATTTATTCTCTAAAGGTTTTTAAATTTTTATTATAGAACAAGCATTGATTTTAAGCTGTTTTAGGTTGAAGTGAGCAAAAAAGTACCGTCAGACTGAGTAAAAACAAACAAAATAAATACTAATAAAATATGATGAAACCATTAGAAAATAGCCACTATATGATATGATTGAAATAAAAAAGGACGAAAAACATGCAAAGATATATAAAAGGAAAAAATAGAAACCAAATAATATGACGCCACTATCATTTGAAGATATGATAGCTGAAGATAATCTAGTAAGAGTAATAGATGTATTGGTAGAAAGTTTTAATACAGAAAAATTAAGGTTCAAATATGCAAAACCAAAAACAACAGGTAGAAAACCATACAATCCAAAGGATTTATTGAAATTATACATATATGGGTATTTTAATGACATAAGAAGTTCAAGAAAGTTAGAAAAAGAATGCAAAAGAAATATAGAAGTAATGTGACTAATAAATGAGTTAACGCCAGATGACAATACAATATCAACTTTAGAAAAAATAACAAAAAAGTATTAACACAAGTATTTAAACAATTCAGTATGCTATGTGATGAGCTTAATTTGTATGGGAAAGAAATAATAGCAGTAGATGGCAGTAAATTTAGAGCTAGTAATTCAAGGAGAAAAAATTTCACAAAAAGAAAAGTAGCTAAAATGATGAAATATTATGAAGAGATAGCTCAAAAATACATAGAATTGTTAGAAGAAAATGATGAAGTAGAAGCAAGAAATGAACTGAAGAACAATTCAAAAGAAGAAATAAAAGCGAAAATAGAAAAAGCCAAAAAGAGG encodes the following:
- a CDS encoding IS1182 family transposase yields the protein MTPLSFEDMIAEDNLVRVIDVLVESFNTEKLRFKYAKPKTTGRKPYNPKDLLKLYIYGYFNDIRSSRKLEKECKRNIEVM